DNA sequence from the Cupriavidus oxalaticus genome:
CCGCGTCGAGCAGATGCTCGACAACATGCTGCGCGTGATGCGGACCAACGATGCCAAGCTGGCCACCGCCACCTGCCGCATCGACAACGAGGTCGACGACCTCTACACCGCGATCAAGCTCTACCTGACCCGCATCAGCCTGGAAGCGCTGGACGAGCGCGACGGCCAGCGCTGGACCGAGATCATCTCGCTGACCATCAACCTGGAGCATGCCGGCGACATCATCGAGCGCATCCTGCTCGATACCAAGGACAAGAAGATTGCGCACAACCTGATGTTCTCCGAAGCGGGCATGGAGGAAATCGCCGAAATGCATGCGCGCCTGGTGGCCAACCTGCGGCTGGGTTTGTCGGTGTTCCTCAACGGCGACCTGAAGAGCGCGCAGGCGCTGATGGCGGAGAAGGCCAACTTCCGCGAACTGGAGCGCAAGTACGCGCATACCCACCTGCAGCGCGTGGCCGAGCAGACGGCGGAAAGCGTCGAGACCAGTTCGCTGCACCTGGATGTGATCAGCGAGCTGAAGCGGCTGAATTCGCTGTTCTGCGCGACGGCCTATCCGGTGCTGGAGCAGGCCGGCGTGCTGAATCGCAGCCGCATGAAGGAAGACGATGTGCCGCCCGTCACGCGGGTACAGGCGGCGCAGCACTGAGCGGCACGGCTACAGCTTGTAGCCAAACTTGCGCAGCAGCGCCTTGCGCTCCGCCACATCCGCCTCGGTCTCGATCCCCAGCGGCGAGGCGCCGTCGATCACGCCCACCACGCCGCGGCCGGCATCGGTCTGCGCGACGATCACCTGCGTCGGGTTCGCCGTCGCGCAGTAGATCCGGCACACCTCCGGCACCGCGCGCACCGCGCCCAGCACGTTGACCGGGAAGAACCCGTCGCCCAGGAAGATCAGGAAGCTGTGCCCCGCACCGATGGCGCGCGCGTTTTCGCAGGCCATGTCGATCAGGGGCTCGTCGGTGCCCGACCAGCGCACCAGCCGCTTGCCCGAGGCCTCGCAGAATGCGAGCCCAAAGCGGATGCCTGGCACCGTGCCCACCAGCGCCTCGTGCAGGTCTTCCACGGTCTTGATGAAATGCGACTGGCCAAAGATGAAGTTGGTGGCTTCCGGCTTGGTGACCGGTACGACCGTCAGTTCCATGGCGGGGCTCCTGTGCGATGCGTGTCGCCGTCCGGTTCATGGTAGGGCGCGAGGTGGCGAAAGCAAGCCAGCGCCTGCTATACCGGAGGGGTTGGCCCACCACCGGAGCAGCCGATGCCTGCCTTTTGCCGCTTGCTTGCCCTCTTTGCCGTGCCGGCGCTTGCCGCGGCGCAGGTCGCTCCGGCATCACAGGGCGAGATCGCGGTGAGCGAGCTGCAGCGCCCGCATGTCGTGGTGGTGCTGCGCCATGCCAGCGCGCCGGGCGTGGGCGACCCGCCCGGGTTCCGGCTGGCCGATTGCGCCACCCAGCGCAACCTCGACGCGCGCGGACGCGAGCAGGCAGCGCGGCTGGGGATTAGCTGGAAGGCGGCCGGCTTCCGGCCG
Encoded proteins:
- a CDS encoding adenosine-specific kinase, whose protein sequence is MELTVVPVTKPEATNFIFGQSHFIKTVEDLHEALVGTVPGIRFGLAFCEASGKRLVRWSGTDEPLIDMACENARAIGAGHSFLIFLGDGFFPVNVLGAVRAVPEVCRIYCATANPTQVIVAQTDAGRGVVGVIDGASPLGIETEADVAERKALLRKFGYKL